Proteins encoded within one genomic window of Couchioplanes caeruleus:
- a CDS encoding ATP-binding cassette domain-containing protein — MPNTPAVETSGLVKVFGDNRAVDGVDLTVPQGTVYGLLGPNGAGKTTLVRMFATLLRPDGGQARVFGHDVVREADAVRGRVSLTGQYASVDEDLTGTENLVLLARLLGHGKPAARARAAQLLEAFGLTEAADRQVKKYSGGMRRRIDIAASILNTPDLLFLDEPTTGLDPRSRNQVWDIIRVVVAHGTTVLLTTQYLDEADRLAGRIAVIDHGKVIAEGTPGSLKASIGAGTVHVRLRDAARRPEAERLLAAVLGVGVQAEADPVALTARAGASGSEQGAAEQASRALAALADAGIVVDDFSLGQPSLDEVFLALTDKPITEEVAA, encoded by the coding sequence ATGCCCAACACACCTGCCGTCGAGACCTCCGGTCTCGTCAAGGTCTTCGGAGACAACCGCGCGGTCGACGGCGTCGACCTGACCGTCCCACAAGGCACGGTGTACGGCTTGCTCGGCCCCAACGGCGCCGGCAAGACGACCCTCGTGCGTATGTTCGCCACCCTGCTGAGACCCGACGGCGGTCAGGCCCGGGTCTTCGGGCACGACGTGGTCCGCGAGGCCGACGCGGTCCGCGGCCGGGTCAGCCTCACCGGGCAGTACGCCTCGGTCGACGAGGACCTCACCGGCACGGAGAACCTCGTCCTGCTCGCCCGTCTGCTGGGCCACGGCAAGCCGGCCGCCCGGGCCCGTGCCGCTCAGCTCCTCGAGGCGTTCGGCCTCACCGAGGCGGCGGACCGACAGGTGAAGAAGTATTCCGGCGGCATGCGGCGGCGCATCGACATCGCCGCCAGCATCCTCAACACCCCCGACCTGCTGTTCCTGGACGAGCCGACCACCGGCCTCGACCCGCGCAGCCGCAACCAGGTCTGGGACATCATCCGGGTCGTGGTCGCCCACGGCACCACGGTCCTGCTCACCACGCAATATCTCGACGAGGCGGACCGGCTCGCCGGCCGGATCGCCGTGATCGACCACGGCAAGGTCATCGCGGAGGGCACCCCCGGATCGCTCAAGGCGTCGATCGGGGCGGGCACCGTCCACGTGCGGTTGCGCGACGCCGCGCGACGCCCCGAGGCCGAGCGGCTGCTGGCGGCGGTGCTGGGTGTCGGCGTGCAGGCCGAGGCCGACCCGGTCGCGCTCACCGCGCGGGCCGGTGCGAGCGGCTCCGAGCAGGGCGCCGCCGAACAGGCCTCGCGGGCACTCGCGGCGCTGGCCGACGCCGGCATCGTGGTCGACGACTTCTCCCTGGGTCAGCCCAGCCTCGACGAGGTCTTCCTCGCGCTGACCGACAAGCCGATCACCGAGGAGGTGGCCGCATGA
- a CDS encoding tyrosine-type recombinase/integrase: MDSALEGLTFFDRAVTSRVGTPFDPDNLERSWYKLRSAADLEWLRIHDLRHACATFLLASGASPRTVMKVLGHSQIGLTMNTYAHVLPEVERTAVDAATKRLFG; the protein is encoded by the coding sequence ATGGACAGCGCACTAGAGGGGTTGACCTTCTTTGATCGAGCGGTTACTTCCCGTGTCGGGACCCCATTCGATCCCGACAACCTGGAACGGTCCTGGTACAAGCTCCGGTCCGCCGCTGACCTGGAATGGCTCCGTATTCACGATCTCCGGCACGCCTGCGCGACGTTCTTGCTCGCCTCGGGCGCTTCTCCCCGCACGGTGATGAAGGTCCTGGGTCACAGCCAGATCGGGCTGACGATGAACACCTACGCGCACGTGCTGCCGGAGGTGGAGCGGACTGCCGTCGACGCGGCCACGAAGCGCCTCTTCGGCTGA
- a CDS encoding SPFH domain-containing protein: MAMLDRVRGEFIDIVEWLDGSRDTMVWRFPRYHNEIKMGARLVVRESQVAVFVNEGTIADAFGPGTHVLHTQNLPVLSTLKGWKYGFESPFKAEVYFVNTRQFTDLKWGTQNPVIVRDPEFGMVRLRAFGAYALRIIDARRLLTELVGTDPEFRSEEVANYLQQLIVSRLTSALATAHVSLLDMAAHQEAIGTQLTEVLAEQLAPMGLTIPTVIVQNISVPPEVEQALDRRTQMGIIGDLQRYTTFQTANAIEDAARNPGAAGLGTGLGMGMLFGQRMGGALDGNAGHASVPVQPPPLPVTPQWYVGLDGSQQGPFDLGTLTGQVGAGAVTRETLVWRAGMAQWARAADIPELAPLFAHTPPPMPR; encoded by the coding sequence ATGGCGATGCTGGATAGGGTACGCGGTGAATTCATCGATATCGTTGAGTGGCTGGACGGCAGCCGCGACACGATGGTGTGGCGATTCCCGCGGTATCACAACGAGATCAAGATGGGCGCCCGCCTCGTGGTGCGCGAATCGCAGGTCGCCGTTTTCGTGAACGAGGGCACCATCGCGGACGCCTTCGGTCCCGGCACGCACGTCCTGCACACCCAGAATCTCCCGGTACTGTCCACTCTCAAGGGGTGGAAGTATGGATTCGAGTCGCCTTTCAAGGCCGAGGTGTACTTCGTCAACACTCGACAGTTCACCGACCTGAAATGGGGCACCCAGAACCCGGTCATCGTCCGGGATCCGGAGTTCGGCATGGTGCGACTACGCGCATTCGGCGCGTACGCGCTGCGCATCATCGACGCACGCCGGCTCCTCACCGAGCTGGTGGGCACCGACCCGGAATTCCGTTCGGAGGAGGTCGCCAACTATCTCCAGCAGTTGATCGTGAGCAGGCTGACCTCCGCGCTGGCCACCGCACATGTATCTCTGCTCGACATGGCAGCCCACCAGGAGGCCATCGGCACGCAGCTCACCGAGGTGCTCGCCGAGCAGCTCGCCCCGATGGGCCTGACGATTCCGACCGTCATCGTGCAGAACATCTCGGTGCCGCCCGAGGTGGAGCAGGCGCTCGACCGGCGTACACAGATGGGCATCATTGGGGACCTGCAGCGATACACGACGTTCCAGACCGCCAATGCCATCGAGGACGCCGCCCGGAACCCGGGCGCCGCCGGGCTGGGCACGGGACTGGGCATGGGGATGCTCTTCGGCCAGCGCATGGGTGGGGCCCTCGACGGGAACGCCGGCCACGCCTCCGTGCCCGTACAGCCGCCTCCGCTGCCCGTGACCCCGCAGTGGTACGTGGGTTTGGACGGCAGTCAGCAGGGCCCATTCGACCTCGGCACGCTTACCGGGCAGGTGGGCGCCGGTGCGGTCACCCGAGAAACGCTGGTGTGGCGGGCCGGAATGGCTCAATGGGCACGAGCTGCAGACATACCCGAGCTTGCGCCCCTGTTCGCCCACACGCCGCCCCCGATGCCCCGATGA
- a CDS encoding cobalamin biosynthesis protein, translating into MGRARRAAIVADAAGIVAGYVLDSVFGDPRRFHPVAGFGRAAAALEQRLYAPTRRAGTAFAVVAVGVPVAAGVGLSLGTRRCPSARAALMAAATWTVLGGRTLRREARVMAGHLERAELDDARGRLNHLCGRDPSALDEPELARATVESVAENTSDAVVAPLLWGGVAGLPGLLGYRAANTLDAMVGHRSSRYARFGTASARLDDVLNLLPARLTGVLTIGAAPFVRGRPGEALRVWRRDRLDHPSPNAGQCESAMAGALGVRLGGRNVYFGRTETRPFLGDGPRPSEDHVRKAARVSGAVGLAAVAIAAGTALLRGLAKEAPLRARGGRR; encoded by the coding sequence ATGGGACGAGCAAGGCGGGCTGCGATCGTTGCCGATGCGGCCGGGATCGTGGCGGGTTACGTGCTGGATTCCGTGTTCGGCGATCCGCGGCGCTTTCATCCCGTGGCCGGCTTCGGGCGTGCCGCCGCCGCGCTCGAGCAGCGTCTCTACGCCCCGACCCGGCGTGCTGGCACAGCCTTCGCCGTCGTCGCCGTGGGCGTGCCCGTGGCTGCCGGTGTCGGCCTCTCCCTGGGAACACGCCGGTGCCCGTCCGCCCGGGCGGCCCTGATGGCCGCCGCGACCTGGACGGTGCTCGGCGGGCGGACGTTGCGGCGGGAGGCTCGGGTCATGGCCGGCCATCTGGAGCGCGCGGAGCTCGACGACGCGCGGGGACGGCTCAACCATCTCTGCGGGCGCGATCCCTCCGCCCTCGACGAGCCCGAGCTGGCGCGCGCCACGGTCGAATCCGTCGCCGAGAACACCTCCGACGCCGTTGTTGCTCCGCTCCTCTGGGGCGGCGTCGCCGGGCTGCCCGGCTTGCTCGGCTACCGGGCCGCGAACACCCTCGACGCCATGGTCGGGCATCGCTCGTCCCGGTACGCGCGCTTCGGCACCGCGTCCGCGCGGCTCGACGATGTGCTCAACCTTCTGCCGGCGCGGCTGACCGGTGTGCTGACGATCGGCGCCGCGCCGTTCGTGCGGGGACGGCCCGGGGAAGCGCTGCGGGTGTGGCGGCGGGATCGGCTCGACCATCCGAGTCCCAATGCGGGGCAGTGTGAGTCGGCGATGGCCGGGGCGCTGGGTGTGCGGCTGGGGGGACGTAACGTCTACTTCGGACGTACGGAGACACGCCCTTTCCTGGGTGACGGACCGCGACCGTCGGAGGACCACGTGCGCAAGGCCGCACGTGTCTCCGGCGCAGTAGGGCTGGCGGCAGTGGCGATCGCTGCGGGGACGGCCCTGCTCCGGGGTCTGGCGAAGGAAGCCCCGTTGCGAGCGAGAGGGGGACGCCGATGA
- a CDS encoding DUF4352 domain-containing protein codes for MEVDQGAGVMRCPYCRREVLMPATPASGTGWPFGTGGADMPHITISSARTFTQKPEAIRRQKLMVLIFGIGAFLAMGAVLTSILSSTLFDSSGDVEEVEVGAAARFKSFEATVRGVDCTKQSITKPDDPATSFDDTMAEKAEGKFCVVSFSVKNVGEKTDTYPTWSFEATSPTERVLDRKYTAEDYANKGSKALDEPIDPGKTADQLLVFDVPTDTTLAYLQICAVFDEPTIKVKFSS; via the coding sequence ATGGAGGTCGACCAGGGCGCAGGTGTCATGCGATGCCCGTACTGCCGGCGAGAGGTCCTCATGCCGGCGACGCCGGCCTCCGGGACCGGCTGGCCGTTCGGCACGGGTGGCGCAGACATGCCGCACATCACCATCAGCAGCGCTCGGACGTTCACACAGAAGCCCGAAGCGATCCGCCGCCAGAAGTTGATGGTGTTGATCTTCGGAATAGGGGCTTTCCTGGCGATGGGAGCCGTCCTGACCTCGATCCTCTCGTCCACTCTGTTCGATTCGTCTGGCGACGTGGAAGAGGTGGAGGTGGGAGCTGCGGCGCGGTTCAAGTCGTTCGAAGCGACGGTCCGCGGCGTCGACTGCACCAAGCAGTCGATCACCAAACCCGATGATCCGGCGACCTCCTTCGACGACACCATGGCCGAGAAGGCCGAGGGCAAGTTCTGCGTGGTCTCCTTCTCGGTGAAGAACGTCGGCGAGAAGACCGACACCTATCCGACATGGAGCTTCGAGGCCACCAGCCCGACGGAACGCGTGCTCGACAGAAAATACACCGCCGAGGACTACGCCAACAAAGGGAGCAAAGCTCTCGATGAGCCGATCGATCCAGGAAAGACTGCCGATCAGCTTCTGGTCTTCGACGTTCCCACCGACACGACACTCGCATACCTACAAATTTGCGCTGTGTTCGACGAACCCACCATCAAGGTGAAGTTCAGCTCATGA
- a CDS encoding ABC transporter permease produces the protein MTATTTEATTVYTPSAETLAAVLAREERPSRPGALAASLTFGWRAMLKIKHVPEQLFDVTAFPIIMTLMFTYLFGGALAGSTREYLQFLLPGIMVTSVVMITMYTGVGLNTDIEKGVFDRFRSLPVWRPAALVGMIFGDVLRYVLAATTIMIVGLVLGFRPSGGFAGVAAGVGLLVVFSFAFSWIWTMFGLFLRSEKSVMGVSMLVLFPMTFLSNVFVDPGTMPGWLQAFVKVNPITHLVAAVRSLMAGDWDSGETLWVLVASAVLVAVFGPLTMRLYNRK, from the coding sequence ATGACCGCCACGACCACCGAGGCCACCACCGTCTACACGCCGTCGGCGGAGACGCTGGCCGCCGTGCTCGCCCGCGAGGAGCGCCCGAGCCGGCCCGGCGCCCTGGCCGCCTCGCTGACCTTCGGGTGGCGGGCGATGCTGAAGATCAAGCACGTCCCCGAGCAGCTTTTCGACGTGACCGCCTTCCCGATCATCATGACGCTGATGTTCACGTACCTCTTCGGCGGCGCCCTGGCCGGCTCGACCAGGGAATACCTGCAGTTCCTACTGCCCGGCATCATGGTCACCAGTGTCGTGATGATCACGATGTACACCGGCGTGGGCCTGAACACGGACATCGAGAAGGGCGTCTTCGACCGCTTCCGGTCCCTGCCCGTCTGGCGGCCCGCGGCCCTGGTCGGCATGATCTTCGGCGACGTCCTGCGCTACGTCCTCGCCGCGACGACCATCATGATCGTCGGTCTGGTCCTCGGCTTCCGCCCGTCCGGCGGCTTCGCCGGCGTCGCCGCCGGCGTGGGCCTGCTGGTGGTCTTCTCCTTCGCCTTCTCCTGGATCTGGACCATGTTCGGCCTGTTCCTCAGGTCGGAGAAGTCGGTCATGGGCGTGAGCATGCTGGTGCTGTTCCCGATGACCTTCCTGAGCAACGTCTTCGTGGACCCGGGCACGATGCCCGGCTGGCTGCAGGCCTTCGTCAAGGTCAATCCGATCACCCACCTGGTCGCGGCGGTCCGATCGCTGATGGCCGGCGACTGGGACTCGGGCGAGACGCTGTGGGTCCTGGTCGCGAGCGCGGTGCTCGTCGCCGTCTTCGGCCCGCTCACCATGCGCCTCTACAACCGCAAATGA
- a CDS encoding uridine kinase family protein — protein sequence MCDPASSRPADGFPARGERRAGSFAELAARILATEPRLGPVRLVAVDGPSGAGKSWFAGRLAKVADIPVVHTDDLLDGWDDQFTFWARLEEQVLEPLRHGRTATYLRYLWHLERFGGSPVTVEPAAAVLIEGVSSARRTIRPELSFSVFVTAPADLRWRRALARDGRDDVAFRAYLERWRAAEDEHFAAEGTAAHVDLVVDGAAEGPGDRYEAV from the coding sequence GTGTGCGATCCGGCGTCGTCGCGCCCGGCGGACGGCTTCCCGGCCCGCGGGGAGCGCCGGGCGGGTAGCTTCGCCGAGCTTGCCGCGCGGATTCTGGCGACCGAGCCGCGGCTCGGACCCGTGCGGCTCGTCGCCGTCGACGGGCCGAGCGGCGCGGGCAAGAGCTGGTTCGCCGGCCGGCTCGCGAAAGTCGCCGACATTCCGGTCGTGCACACCGACGATCTGCTCGACGGCTGGGACGACCAGTTCACCTTCTGGGCCCGGCTCGAGGAGCAGGTGCTGGAGCCGCTGCGGCACGGCCGGACAGCCACGTATCTGCGCTACTTGTGGCATCTGGAGCGCTTCGGGGGAAGCCCTGTCACTGTCGAGCCTGCTGCGGCCGTACTTATCGAAGGGGTCTCATCCGCGCGCCGGACGATTCGGCCGGAGCTTTCTTTCTCGGTATTTGTCACGGCGCCCGCCGACTTGCGGTGGCGGCGGGCTTTGGCACGCGACGGGCGCGACGATGTTGCCTTCCGGGCGTATCTTGAGCGCTGGCGGGCCGCCGAGGACGAGCATTTCGCCGCGGAGGGCACCGCCGCGCATGTGGACCTGGTGGTCGACGGGGCCGCCGAAGGGCCGGGGGACCGTTACGAGGCTGTGTGA
- a CDS encoding helix-turn-helix transcriptional regulator, which produces MPSDLMGAAEIRLRLGGISRQRVYQLTHRSDWPAPYDELIQGKVWRRDDVEAWIKQHRPDLNDQAP; this is translated from the coding sequence ATGCCCAGTGATCTCATGGGAGCAGCCGAAATCCGCTTACGGCTCGGAGGGATCAGCCGTCAGCGCGTCTACCAGCTCACGCACCGGTCGGACTGGCCGGCACCCTACGACGAGCTGATCCAGGGCAAGGTATGGCGACGAGATGACGTTGAGGCCTGGATCAAGCAGCATCGGCCGGACTTGAACGACCAGGCGCCTTGA
- a CDS encoding cobyric acid synthase codes for MSGGLLVAGTTSDAGKSVLTAGICRWLRRRGVKVAPFKAQNMSNNSVVVVGADGRGGEIGRAQAMQAAACGIAPDIRFNPVLLKPGSDLSSQVVLLGEAVDTVTAGNYRALRPKLAETAHAALAALRSEYDVVICEGAGSPAEINLRDGDFVNMGLARQAGLPAVVVGDIDRGGVFAALFGTVALLSPEDQALVSGFVINKFRGDLGLLRPGLDMITAATGRPVHGVLPFDLDIWLDAEDSLAYGRTLGRPAQPRGTEWLRVAVVRLPRISNATDAEALATEPGVQVRLTVEPAEIADADLVVLPGSKATVSDLAWLRETGLVDAIRVHAAAGKPLVGICGGFQMLSETIHDEVESRRGTVPGLGLLPVEITFGARKTLARSRGAAWDQVPVAGYEIHHGYVSSGAPEPLLRYADGTPEGAVVGPVCGTHWHGAFESDEFRRRFLTEAARQAGRHGFVVAPDTRFADVREKALDTLGDLVEEHLDTDALWRLIESGPPGDLPFIPPGAPGA; via the coding sequence ATGAGCGGCGGGCTGCTGGTCGCCGGGACCACCTCCGACGCCGGGAAGAGTGTGCTCACCGCCGGGATCTGCCGCTGGTTGCGGCGCCGGGGAGTCAAGGTGGCTCCGTTCAAGGCGCAGAACATGTCGAACAACTCGGTCGTCGTGGTCGGTGCCGACGGGCGTGGCGGGGAGATCGGGCGGGCGCAGGCGATGCAGGCCGCTGCCTGCGGGATCGCTCCGGACATCCGGTTCAACCCCGTTCTGCTCAAGCCCGGTAGTGATCTCTCCAGCCAGGTCGTCCTGCTCGGTGAGGCCGTCGACACGGTCACCGCCGGCAACTACCGCGCGTTGCGGCCGAAGCTTGCCGAGACCGCGCATGCCGCTCTTGCCGCGTTGCGCTCGGAGTACGACGTCGTCATCTGTGAGGGTGCCGGGAGTCCGGCCGAGATCAACCTGCGGGACGGCGACTTCGTCAACATGGGTCTCGCGCGGCAGGCCGGCCTCCCGGCGGTCGTGGTCGGCGACATCGACCGTGGCGGCGTCTTCGCCGCGCTCTTCGGGACCGTCGCCCTCCTCAGCCCCGAGGATCAGGCGCTGGTCAGCGGCTTCGTCATCAACAAGTTCCGGGGTGATCTCGGCCTGCTGCGGCCCGGGCTGGACATGATCACCGCGGCGACGGGGCGGCCGGTGCACGGTGTGCTGCCCTTCGACCTCGACATCTGGCTCGACGCCGAGGACTCGCTGGCGTACGGCCGGACGCTCGGGCGGCCGGCTCAGCCGCGCGGCACCGAATGGTTGCGAGTCGCCGTCGTGCGGCTTCCGCGGATCTCCAACGCCACCGACGCGGAGGCGCTGGCCACCGAGCCCGGGGTGCAGGTACGGCTCACCGTCGAGCCGGCCGAGATCGCGGATGCCGATCTCGTCGTCCTGCCCGGGTCGAAGGCGACCGTCAGCGACCTGGCGTGGCTGCGCGAGACCGGGCTGGTCGACGCGATCCGCGTGCACGCCGCTGCCGGTAAGCCGCTGGTCGGCATCTGCGGCGGCTTCCAGATGCTCTCGGAGACCATCCACGACGAGGTGGAGAGCCGCCGCGGCACCGTCCCGGGCCTCGGGTTGCTGCCGGTCGAGATCACCTTCGGCGCCCGCAAGACCCTGGCCCGGTCGCGCGGCGCGGCCTGGGATCAGGTCCCGGTCGCCGGATACGAGATCCATCACGGGTACGTCTCCAGCGGCGCACCGGAGCCACTTCTGCGGTACGCGGACGGCACACCCGAGGGAGCCGTCGTCGGCCCCGTCTGCGGCACGCACTGGCACGGCGCCTTCGAATCCGACGAGTTCCGCCGGCGCTTCCTCACCGAGGCCGCGCGGCAGGCGGGCCGGCACGGCTTCGTGGTGGCTCCCGACACCCGCTTCGCCGACGTGCGCGAGAAGGCGCTCGACACCCTCGGCGACCTCGTCGAGGAACACCTCGACACGGACGCGCTGTGGCGCCTGATCGAATCCGGCCCACCCGGCGACCTGCCCTTCATCCCGCCGGGAGCGCCCGGTGCATGA
- the ssb gene encoding single-stranded DNA-binding protein has protein sequence MFDTNIVVIGNVLTAPEWRRTANSNTLVANFRVASTARRVDKETGRWVDGNHLRVRVNCWRRLAEGVASSVTVGDPVVVAGRLYTRDWTDSEGNLRTTYEMEAVSVGHDLSRGRAKFFRTRSAATAAVENPESADKVRGEAATPIPDDDAPAVYGEGLPDGDEPTFADAPARTPEGFDPVAAIRGGGFEPFDTGITVPAASESPASMSSEGNSAGLEREAEKLIEPVIEDTLSTQPTARPVAASIDPASTAPVSTAPVSTAPVSTAPVSTAPVSTAPVSTAPVSTGPVSTGSAAASTAAPASTAAPASTVTAADEAVSAGQGRVEHASAEPSDARVTAEPSPRRMRARAPRRQPVAI, from the coding sequence ATGTTCGACACCAACATTGTCGTGATCGGCAACGTGCTCACCGCGCCGGAATGGCGGCGGACGGCCAACTCCAACACTCTCGTGGCCAACTTCCGGGTCGCGTCGACGGCACGCCGGGTGGACAAGGAGACCGGCCGCTGGGTCGACGGAAACCACCTTCGCGTACGCGTCAACTGCTGGCGCCGTCTCGCCGAGGGCGTGGCGTCCTCCGTCACGGTCGGCGACCCCGTCGTCGTGGCGGGGCGCCTCTACACCCGCGACTGGACGGACTCGGAGGGCAATCTGCGCACGACGTACGAGATGGAGGCCGTCTCCGTCGGTCACGACCTGTCCCGCGGCCGCGCCAAGTTCTTCCGCACCAGGTCGGCCGCGACCGCGGCCGTGGAAAACCCCGAATCGGCGGACAAGGTACGCGGCGAGGCGGCCACCCCGATCCCGGACGACGACGCCCCGGCGGTGTACGGCGAGGGCCTCCCCGACGGCGACGAACCGACCTTCGCCGACGCGCCGGCCCGCACGCCGGAGGGCTTCGATCCGGTCGCAGCTATCCGCGGCGGCGGCTTCGAGCCGTTCGACACGGGTATCACCGTGCCTGCAGCCTCGGAGAGTCCTGCCTCCATGTCGTCGGAAGGGAACTCCGCGGGTCTCGAGCGGGAGGCGGAGAAGCTCATCGAGCCGGTCATCGAGGACACGCTGTCCACCCAACCCACCGCTAGACCTGTCGCCGCTTCGATTGATCCCGCGTCAACCGCTCCCGTCTCGACCGCTCCCGTCTCGACCGCTCCCGTCTCGACCGCTCCCGTCTCGACCGCTCCCGTCTCGACCGCTCCCGTCTCGACCGCTCCCGTCTCGACCGGTCCAGTCTCCACCGGCTCGGCCGCCGCCTCCACGGCCGCTCCCGCCTCCACGGCCGCTCCGGCCTCCACCGTCACGGCCGCCGATGAGGCCGTTTCCGCAGGGCAGGGTCGCGTCGAACACGCCTCCGCCGAGCCGAGCGACGCGCGGGTGACAGCCGAGCCGAGTCCCCGCCGCATGCGGGCACGAGCCCCGCGCCGCCAGCCGGTCGCGATCTGA
- a CDS encoding IS630 family transposase: MAEPVRARRLTQDEGRRLQQLVRRGKHDSVRVRRALIIMASASGTPVVSIARLVAAHEDTVRDVIHLFNEMGLRALDPQWAGGRPRRINDDDEAFIVATATTRPSKLGRPFTRWSLRKLADYLARDADRRVVCGRERLRQLLRANDVSWQRTRTWKESTDPDFDTKLDRIERVTTQFPQRCFAFDQFGPLSIRPHHGTTWQKRKRPDRLPATYTRTHGIRYFHGCYSFADDQLWGVVRRRKGADHTLSALKSIRAARPDGAPIYVIMDNLSANKTPTIRDWAARNKVELCLTPTSTSWANPIEAQFGPLRTFTMAGSNHPNHTVQTRELQRYLRWRNANARHPDVLAAQRRERARVRSERQQRWGRPRTKAA; the protein is encoded by the coding sequence TTGGCCGAGCCGGTTCGGGCACGGCGGTTGACGCAGGATGAGGGCCGCAGACTGCAGCAACTGGTGCGGCGCGGTAAGCACGACTCGGTTCGGGTGCGACGGGCGCTGATCATCATGGCGTCGGCTTCGGGGACGCCGGTGGTGTCGATCGCTCGTCTCGTGGCGGCGCACGAGGACACCGTCCGCGACGTGATCCATCTGTTCAATGAGATGGGTCTTCGCGCGTTGGACCCTCAGTGGGCGGGAGGCCGTCCCCGCCGGATCAATGACGACGATGAGGCGTTCATCGTCGCGACGGCCACCACGCGCCCGAGCAAACTCGGACGCCCGTTCACCCGCTGGAGCCTGCGGAAACTCGCCGACTATCTTGCCCGAGACGCTGATCGGCGGGTGGTCTGCGGCCGGGAACGGCTGCGGCAGTTGCTGCGCGCCAACGACGTCAGCTGGCAGCGCACGAGGACGTGGAAGGAATCCACGGATCCGGACTTCGACACGAAACTCGATCGCATTGAGCGGGTCACCACACAGTTCCCGCAGCGGTGTTTCGCGTTCGACCAGTTCGGGCCGTTGTCGATCCGCCCGCACCATGGCACCACCTGGCAGAAGCGCAAGCGTCCGGACCGGCTACCGGCGACCTACACGCGCACGCACGGGATCCGCTACTTCCACGGCTGTTACAGCTTCGCTGACGATCAGCTCTGGGGTGTGGTTCGCCGCCGCAAGGGCGCAGACCACACCCTGTCCGCGCTCAAATCGATCCGGGCCGCGCGGCCGGACGGGGCACCGATCTACGTCATCATGGACAACTTGTCGGCGAACAAGACCCCGACCATCCGAGATTGGGCTGCCCGGAACAAGGTCGAGCTCTGCCTGACCCCCACCAGCACGTCCTGGGCGAACCCGATCGAGGCGCAGTTCGGGCCGCTCCGAACGTTCACGATGGCCGGTTCGAACCACCCGAACCACACCGTCCAGACCCGCGAGCTGCAGAGGTATCTGCGCTGGCGCAACGCCAACGCCCGCCACCCCGACGTCCTTGCCGCTCAACGCCGTGAACGAGCCCGCGTCCGCAGCGAACGCCAACAGCGTTGGGGCCGACCCCGCACCAAAGCCGCCTGA
- a CDS encoding alpha/beta hydrolase, with translation METDVLGPPYERHTIDLGTDDEGPVVATLVRRRGETPSRRAVLYVHGFVDYFFQTHLADFFVERGWDFYALDLRKYGRSLLPHQTPNFARSLTEYFPELDEAARIIREQDGHDQLLVAGHSTGGLITSLWSHARGDRGIVDGLFLNSPFFDFNVPWVLRRPLVRLVGRTSARNPYRALPVSTLGVYGQSLHSDHRGEWTYELGWKPLLGFPVRMGWLEAIRRGQARLRAGLAVNAPVLVACSTRTFRGRAWSEDARVTDSVLDVEHIVRWAPRLGPRVTIARFDGGMHDLTLSGKDVREEVFRELGRWVDAFLPPAGTPLEEIPPAPEDSPEATARVEAEAARASETTGGKADTPTA, from the coding sequence GTGGAGACCGACGTCCTGGGCCCGCCGTATGAGCGGCACACCATCGACCTGGGCACCGACGACGAGGGGCCGGTGGTCGCGACCCTGGTCCGGCGCCGCGGTGAGACCCCCTCACGGCGCGCGGTGCTGTACGTGCACGGCTTCGTCGACTACTTCTTCCAGACCCATCTGGCGGACTTCTTCGTCGAGCGCGGCTGGGACTTCTACGCGCTGGATCTGCGCAAGTACGGCCGCAGCCTGCTTCCCCACCAGACGCCGAACTTCGCCCGCAGCCTGACGGAATACTTCCCGGAGCTCGACGAGGCGGCCCGTATCATCCGCGAGCAGGACGGCCACGATCAGCTCCTGGTCGCCGGCCACTCCACCGGAGGCCTGATCACCTCGCTGTGGTCCCACGCCCGCGGCGACCGCGGCATCGTCGACGGACTATTCCTCAACAGCCCGTTCTTCGACTTCAACGTGCCGTGGGTGCTGCGCCGCCCACTGGTCAGGCTTGTCGGGCGTACGAGCGCACGCAACCCCTACCGCGCCCTGCCGGTGAGCACACTCGGCGTGTACGGGCAGAGCCTGCACTCGGACCACCGTGGCGAGTGGACGTACGAGCTCGGTTGGAAGCCGTTGCTGGGCTTCCCCGTACGGATGGGCTGGCTCGAAGCGATCCGCCGCGGCCAGGCCCGCCTGCGCGCAGGGCTGGCGGTCAACGCCCCGGTGCTGGTCGCGTGCTCCACCCGTACATTCCGGGGAAGAGCGTGGTCGGAGGACGCCCGGGTGACCGACTCGGTTCTCGATGTGGAACACATCGTCAGGTGGGCGCCGCGGCTCGGGCCGCGGGTGACGATCGCCCGCTTCGACGGCGGCATGCACGACCTGACGTTGTCGGGTAAGGATGTCCGCGAGGAAGTGTTCCGGGAGCTGGGGCGCTGGGTGGACGCGTTCCTGCCGCCGGCAGGCACGCCGCTGGAGGAGATCCCGCCGGCCCCGGAGGACAGCCCGGAGGCGACGGCCAGGGTGGAAGCGGAGGCGGCGAGGGCTTCCGAGACGACCGGGGGCAAAGCGGACACACCGACGGCCTGA